The Acanthochromis polyacanthus isolate Apoly-LR-REF ecotype Palm Island chromosome 2, KAUST_Apoly_ChrSc, whole genome shotgun sequence genome contains a region encoding:
- the slc17a6b gene encoding vesicular glutamate transporter 2.1 has protein sequence MESMKTKATAGVKEFAGKTLGHMYRVIERKQKTGEVIELTEDGRPREAAEKKPPLCDCKCFGLPQRYIIAIMSGLGFCISFGIRCNLGVAIVGMVNNSTIHQNGKIIIKEKAKFNWDPETVGMIHGSFFWGYIVTQIPGGYISSRLAANRVFGAAIVLTSTLNMFIPSAARVHYGCVIFVRILQGLVEGVTYPACHGIWSKWAPPLERSRLATISFCGSYAGAVIAMPLAGILVQYTGWSSVFYVYGCFGIFWYMFWILVSYESPAEHPTITDEERCYIEESIGESAKLMGPAEKFKTPWRKFFTSMPVYAIIVANFCRSWTFYLLLISQPAYFEEVFGFEISKVGILSALPHLVMTIIVPIGGQLADYLRSKNILTTTTVRKIMNCGGFGMEATLLLVVGYSHSKGVAISFLVLAVGFSGFAISGFNVNHLDIAPRYASILMGISNGVGTLSGMVCPLIVGAMTKNKTREEWQYVFLIASMVHYGGVVFYGIFASGEKQPWADPELTSEEKCGFIDEDELAEETGDITQSYGAFGGPAKTYGATTQVNGGWAAGWEKTEEYVQEEAQAGGYGYRQDEGYS, from the exons ATGGAGTCCATGAAGACGAAAGCCACGGCGGGGGTCAAGGAATTTGCGGGGAAGACCCTGGGCCATATGTACAG GGTGAtagagaggaaacagaaaaccgGGGAGGTGATCGAGCTGACGGAGGATGGGCGGCCACGGGAGGCCGCGGAGAAGAAGCCCCCGCTGTGCGACTGCAAGTGCTTCGGTTTGCCCCAACGCTACATCATCGCCATCATGAGCGGCCTGGGCTTCTGTATCTCCTTCGGCATCAGATGTAACCTGGGCGTGGCCATAGTGGGCATGGTCAACAACAGCACCATCCACCAGAACGGCAAGATCATCATCAAAGAG AAAGCCAAGTTCAACTGGGATCCAGAGACGGTGGGGATGATTCATGGATCTTTTTTCTGGGGCTACATCGTGACACAAATCCCGGGAGGCTACATATCCTCCAGGCTGGCAGCAAACAG GGTATTTGGTGCAGCCATTGTCCTCACCTCTACTCTCAACATGTTCATCCCCTCTGCTGCCAGAGTGCATTATGGGTGTGTCATCTTTGTGAGGATATTACAAGGACTGGTGGAG GGAGTGACCTACCCGGCCTGTCATGGCATCTGGAGTAAATGGGCTCCACCGCTGGAGAGGAGCCGTCTGGCCACCATCTCATTCTGTG GCTCTTATGCTGGTGCTGTGATAGCGATGCCTCTGGCTGGGATCCTGGTTCAGTACACAGGATGGTCCTCAGTGTTCTATGTCTATG GATGCTTTGGCATCTTCTGGTACATGTTCTGGATCCTTGTGTCTTATGAGAGCCCTGCTGAACATCCGACCATCACCGATGAGGAACGCTGCTACATCGAGGAGAGCATTGGAGAGAGTGCCAAGCTAATGGGTCCTGCAGAG AAATTCAAGACGCCTTGGAGAAAGTTCTTCACCTCTATGCCTGTCTATGCAATCATCGTAGCCAACTTCTGCAGGAGCTGGACGTTCTACCTGCTGCTGATCAGCCAGCCTGCGTACTTTGAGGAAGTGTTTGGCTTTGAGATAAGCAAG GTCGGCATACTGTCTGCCCTCCCCCACTTGGTGATGACCATCATTGTGCCCATCGGTGGCCAGCTGGCCGACTACCTGCGCAGCAAGAACATCCTGACGACTACCACTGTCAGGAAAATCATGAACTGTGGAG GATTTGGCATGGAGGCCACATTGCTGCTGGTGGTTGGATATTCCCACAGCAAAGGGGTGGCGATCTCCTTCCTTGTGCTGGCTGTGGGTTTCAGCGGATTTGCTATATCAG GCTTTAACGTCAATCACCTGGACATTGCTCCACGTTATGCAAGTATCCTGATGGGCATCTCTAATGGGGTGGGGACCCTGTCTGGGATGGTCTGCCCACTGATTGTTGGTGCTATGACAAAGAACAAG ACTCGAGAGGAGTGGCAGTATGTGTTCCTCATCGCCTCCATGGTGCATTATGGGGGCGTCGTCTTCTACGGGATCTTTGCGTCGGGAGAAAAGCAACCGTGGGCCGACCCGGAGCTGACCAGCGAGGAGAAGTGCGGCTTCATCGACGAGGACGAGCTGGCAGAAGAAACGGGCGACATCACTCAGAGTTACGGTGCTTTCGGAGGTCCAGCTAAGACATACGGCGCGACCACGCAGGTGAACGGAGGCTGGGCCGCCGGCTGGGAGAAGACGGAGGAGTACGTCCAGGAAGAAGCCCAGGCAGGAGGCTACGGATACAGGCAGGATGAGGGATACTCCTAG